In Ignavibacteria bacterium, a single window of DNA contains:
- a CDS encoding PHP domain-containing protein, whose product MFADLHLHTTYSDGTLSPFELLTKAKEIGLNTISITDHDTVGALDEAIAIGTAMGIEVISGVEFSSIVEDREFHILGYFFDYKNIELLSYLDYFRSERLKRAEKIVNILHSLKIPLDFDAVVNKVHGDSIGRPHIALALLEGGFVRSYQDAFNKYLGARCPAYIEKQSVPPQELFAMITRAGGLSFVAHPGKFLNDSLLQTLIQSGVDGIEVIHPSHSHGVIQFYRSVINEFFLLESGGSDFHGGERKDDAAFGKYTIPLAKVDTMRNRLFQSSISSLVE is encoded by the coding sequence ATGTTTGCCGATTTACATTTGCACACAACGTACTCCGATGGTACGCTTTCTCCGTTTGAATTATTAACGAAAGCGAAAGAAATTGGATTGAACACCATTAGTATCACAGACCACGATACTGTTGGAGCGCTTGATGAAGCAATTGCAATAGGAACTGCAATGGGTATCGAAGTAATTTCCGGTGTCGAATTCAGTTCCATAGTCGAAGACCGCGAGTTCCATATTCTCGGATATTTCTTCGATTACAAAAATATTGAATTACTCAGTTATTTAGATTACTTCAGAAGCGAACGACTAAAACGCGCTGAAAAAATTGTCAATATACTTCATTCGCTCAAGATCCCTCTCGATTTCGATGCCGTAGTCAATAAAGTACACGGCGATTCAATCGGCAGGCCGCATATTGCACTTGCTTTGCTCGAGGGCGGCTTTGTTCGCTCGTATCAAGATGCGTTCAACAAATACCTCGGCGCCCGTTGTCCTGCGTACATCGAAAAACAAAGTGTTCCTCCCCAAGAACTCTTTGCGATGATAACACGCGCTGGAGGACTTTCCTTTGTTGCACATCCCGGAAAATTCTTAAACGATTCGCTCTTGCAAACGCTCATTCAATCCGGAGTTGACGGCATAGAAGTTATCCATCCATCACATTCGCACGGAGTAATTCAGTTTTACCGTTCTGTCATCAACGAATTTTTCTTACTTGAAAGCGGTGGCTCCGATTTTCACGGCGGTGAACGAAAAGATGATGCCGCATTTGGTAAATACACAATTCCGCTTGCCAAAGTTGA